A single window of Coffea eugenioides isolate CCC68of chromosome 7, Ceug_1.0, whole genome shotgun sequence DNA harbors:
- the LOC113778813 gene encoding tRNase Z TRZ2, chloroplastic has product MSSQSYLQKPPLTLNPSILSPSRSSPASLQINLLQSHQKPTQNKLNGCKNSCSSLLPAAVKGGSSSGILSAIGRAIEEEEEYRKARAEVHKKSVDLEGYSVEGISIGGHETCVVVPQLKAAFDIGRCPSRAVHQNFLFITHAHLDHIGGLPMYVATRGLYSLKPPTIFVPPCIKEDVEKLFDIHRAMSNVELNLDLVALDIGETYEMRNDLVVRPFKTHHVIPSQGYVVYSVRKKLRKQYMHLKGKQIEKLKKSGVEITDTILCPEVAFTGDTKSDFFLDPRNADALRAKILITEATFLDESVTVEHARDHGHTHLFEIMEHAQWIRSKAVILTHFSPRYNIEDIRQAVSRLQSKVSAKVIALTEGFKSKYS; this is encoded by the exons ATGAGCAGCCAAAGCTACCTGCAAAAACCACCTTTAACGTTAAATCCCTCTATCCTTTCTCCCTCCCGATCTTCGCCAGCATCTCTCCAAATAAACCTTCTTCAGTCTCACCAAAAACCAACACAGAATAAGTTGAATGGCTGTAAGAACTCGTGTTCTTCCTTGTTACCTGCTGCTGTAAAAGGAGGTTCTTCTTCTGGGATTTTGTCTGCAATCGGGAGAGCAattgaggaagaagaagagtaCAGAAAAGCCAGGGCTGAGGTTCACAAGAAGAGTGTGGATTTGGAAGGGTATTCAGTCGAAGGGATTTCAATTGGTGGTCATGAAACTTGTGTTGTTGTTCCTCAACTCAAGGCCGCTTTCGACATTGGGAGGTGCCCTTCTAGAGCTGTTCATCAGAACTTCTTGTTTATCACTCATGCCCATCTTGATCACATT GGTGGACTTCCAATGTATGTGGCTACTCGCGGTCTTTACAGCTTGAAACCTCCAACTATTTTTGTTCCACCTTGTATTAAAGAAGATGTCGAGAAGTTATTTGATATTCACAGGGCCATGAGTAATGTAGAACTCAACCTTGATTTGGTTGCTCTGGATATAG GGGAAACTTATGAAATGCGGAATGATCTTGTTGTGCGACCATTTAAAACTCATCATGTCATACCCAGCCAG GGTTATGTTGTTTACTCTGTTAGAAAGAAGCTGaggaaacaatatatgcacctAAAGGGAAAGCAGATTGAGAAACTGAAGAAGTCTGGTGTTGAG ATCACAGATACTATCTTGTGCCCTGAAGTGGCCTTCACTGGTGACACAAAGTCTGATTTTTTCCTTGATCCACGCAATGCTGATGCATTGAGGGCAAAGATCCTTATAACTGAG GCTACCTTTTTGGATGAGAGTGTCACTGTTGAACATGCACGTGATCACGGTCATACACACCTATTTGAG ATTATGGAGCATGCCCAGTGGATTAGGAGCAAAGCAGTAATATTGACTCATTTCTCTCCCCGCTACAACATTGAG GACATCCGCCAAGCTGTATCAAGATTGCAGTCAAAGGTCTCAGCAAAAGTAATTGCTCTAACGGAGGGTTTTAAATCAAAGTATTCGTAG